The following proteins are encoded in a genomic region of bacterium:
- the dcm gene encoding DNA (cytosine-5-)-methyltransferase: MNMKISAVDLFCGVGGLTHGLVKSGIPVMAGIDNDISCQYSFEKNNESVFIHKEIQKVSASSINRLFPEKSIKVLVACAPCQPFSKHTQKMKSRKENEKWGLLYHFTRIIKGVRPTIISMENVPQIIKHKVFRDFVNELETLKYHVAWKIVHCPDYRIPQNRRRLVLLASKLGEINLIDPTQKPDNYKTVKDIIGKLPRIQDGKPCDKDPLHRTYKLSSLNKQRIKQSKAGGSWKDWDKKLRTDCHQKKTGATYSSVYGRMRWDEPSPTITTQFYSFGTGRFGHPRQNRAISLREGALLQTFPKSYKFYERISDINFKKLGRHIGNAVPVQLGKIIGRSINAHIRENT; encoded by the coding sequence ATGAATATGAAAATCTCAGCCGTTGATCTATTTTGTGGTGTTGGCGGACTCACACACGGATTAGTGAAGTCAGGCATTCCTGTTATGGCTGGTATTGACAACGATATCTCATGCCAATATTCATTTGAGAAGAATAATGAATCCGTTTTTATACACAAAGAAATCCAAAAGGTATCCGCCAGTAGTATTAACCGGTTATTTCCAGAAAAAAGCATCAAGGTATTAGTTGCTTGTGCACCCTGCCAGCCATTTTCAAAGCACACTCAAAAAATGAAGAGTCGCAAAGAAAATGAGAAATGGGGGCTTTTGTATCACTTCACAAGGATTATTAAAGGAGTTCGTCCTACTATAATTTCTATGGAGAATGTTCCCCAAATTATTAAGCACAAAGTATTCCGTGACTTCGTTAATGAATTGGAAACGCTAAAATATCACGTCGCTTGGAAAATAGTTCATTGCCCAGATTACAGAATCCCACAAAATCGAAGACGTTTAGTTTTGCTTGCATCAAAACTTGGAGAAATAAATTTAATAGATCCAACTCAAAAACCAGATAATTATAAAACAGTCAAAGACATCATAGGAAAGTTGCCGAGAATACAAGACGGGAAACCCTGCGACAAGGACCCTCTCCATCGCACTTATAAATTATCGTCTTTAAACAAGCAAAGAATAAAACAATCAAAAGCTGGCGGCTCCTGGAAAGATTGGGACAAAAAACTTAGAACGGACTGTCACCAAAAAAAAACAGGTGCAACTTATAGTTCCGTATACGGCAGAATGCGTTGGGACGAACCATCCCCAACAATTACAACACAATTTTACAGCTTCGGAACGGGCCGTTTTGGACACCCAAGGCAAAATAGAGCTATCTCTTTACGTGAAGGCGCATTGTTACAAACATTCCCAAAATCTTATAAGTTTTATGAAAGAATTTCCGATATAAATTTTAAAAAGCTGGGAAGACACATTGGGAATGCCGTGCCCGTCCAATTGGGCAAGATAATTGGAAGAAGCATTAATGCCCACATTAGAGAAAACACATGA
- a CDS encoding ATP-binding protein, with amino-acid sequence MTQKAKKEDFSFEISLSVLNHLGRNLYRSFTTVLGEAISNAWDADATEGHIHINKTKNSFLIKDTGDGMTADEFQNKFLKIGYSKRKISETSPGGRPYIGRKGIGKLALLSCAEKITVISKKKGQSYIGGLIDNGELDNAIDEDLTPQEYLLGRWKLETFGDLTVKHTKGTIIHFKNIHDGIRNSLEFLKKIVALYFRFSLIDNNFKIFINKEKITHECLDDLAEKTQFLWEIDDIEDPYIARLKKKFTLKESKKISVKGGIKGFIASVEKPRDLNIFGTGEKVSVDLFVNGRLRERDILRHIPTARVAESYLYGQIHYNALDDKQMDRFTSSREGIIADDPKYQEFLNYLRDKIISKILADWDPWRRKHREDGDSEDTSISRKDRKAGELYNAVSAEYGLPKDSKNRKKIDGWVDDLADDATYNFSSYAECFISENLIRRFIQEEKVELSKEATSKYKEWEKKEDENKNKGNLSIEIRKNNTKLSYLAMDDLANLVDAKKDLKKASLARDAAEYKPIRDALAHTALLTDKAKARLTAVYSNIKDRLKTLLANSK; translated from the coding sequence ATGACACAAAAAGCAAAGAAGGAAGATTTCTCATTTGAAATATCGCTGAGTGTTCTCAACCATTTGGGTAGAAATCTATATAGAAGTTTCACTACAGTTCTCGGTGAAGCAATATCGAATGCTTGGGATGCTGATGCTACTGAAGGACACATTCATATCAATAAAACGAAAAACAGCTTTCTTATCAAAGACACCGGTGACGGTATGACGGCGGATGAATTTCAAAATAAATTCTTGAAAATTGGATATTCAAAACGAAAGATTAGTGAAACCTCTCCAGGTGGGAGACCGTATATTGGAAGAAAAGGTATTGGGAAACTGGCGCTTCTGTCGTGTGCAGAAAAAATTACTGTAATATCAAAAAAGAAGGGGCAAAGTTACATTGGCGGATTAATCGATAATGGTGAATTAGATAACGCCATAGACGAAGACCTAACACCACAAGAATACCTTTTGGGAAGATGGAAATTAGAAACCTTCGGGGACCTGACAGTCAAGCATACCAAGGGCACCATTATCCATTTTAAAAATATCCATGATGGGATAAGGAACAGCTTGGAATTTTTGAAAAAAATTGTGGCTTTATATTTTCGATTTTCTCTCATTGACAATAATTTTAAAATTTTTATTAACAAAGAAAAAATAACCCATGAATGTCTAGATGATCTCGCAGAAAAGACTCAATTTTTATGGGAAATTGATGACATAGAAGATCCATACATTGCACGACTCAAAAAGAAATTTACTCTTAAGGAAAGCAAAAAAATATCTGTAAAAGGTGGAATAAAAGGGTTCATTGCTTCCGTGGAAAAGCCCAGAGATCTTAATATCTTTGGCACAGGCGAAAAGGTTAGCGTGGATCTATTTGTAAATGGCCGTTTAAGAGAAAGGGATATATTAAGGCACATACCAACGGCCAGGGTGGCCGAAAGTTATCTGTATGGTCAAATTCACTATAATGCGCTTGATGATAAACAAATGGATCGATTTACTAGTAGCCGCGAAGGTATAATTGCAGATGACCCCAAATACCAAGAGTTCTTAAACTACTTAAGAGATAAAATCATAAGTAAAATCCTTGCTGATTGGGATCCTTGGAGAAGAAAACACCGCGAAGACGGGGATTCGGAAGACACGAGTATCTCCAGAAAAGATAGAAAAGCCGGAGAACTATATAATGCTGTTTCAGCAGAATACGGTCTTCCTAAAGATTCAAAAAATAGGAAAAAAATCGATGGCTGGGTTGATGACCTGGCGGATGATGCAACATACAATTTTTCATCTTATGCCGAATGTTTCATTTCAGAGAATCTGATCAGAAGATTCATACAAGAAGAAAAAGTGGAATTATCGAAGGAAGCAACAAGTAAATATAAGGAATGGGAAAAAAAAGAAGACGAAAATAAAAATAAAGGGAATCTAAGTATTGAGATTAGAAAAAACAATACAAAATTAAGCTACCTGGCCATGGACGACCTTGCAAATCTCGTTGATGCCAAAAAAGACCTAAAGAAGGCAAGCCTTGCAAGAGATGCCGCTGAATATAAGCCTATCAGAGATGCTCTTGCACACACCGCCCTTTTAACCGACAAGGCAAAGGCAAGATTGACCGCTGTTTATTCAAATATAAAAGACAGACTTAAAACCCTCCTAGCGAATAGTAAATAA